A genomic segment from Salvia splendens isolate huo1 chromosome 13, SspV2, whole genome shotgun sequence encodes:
- the LOC121760608 gene encoding uncharacterized protein LOC121760608, translating into MAKYCHKASPLKSRASGRHSPTWKRLLKVRHQAHPHVRWVVGQGKIYFWDDIWIGDVALRELCIDDRAPPLTMVSDFIRDGTWDEAKLHMLQDQAGLSWMDEFSLATTWETIRSQRPIIPGLDIIWKAGLTKSIAIFNWRLLSNRIPVDTKLQWRGIEMASKCQCCPIGPNVESLQHLFIQGRGATSIWREFDGWFMGSSPPIRINDTIPERVDVWSRRTQQQDKKHLCHALPYLIMWFIWAERNRSRHDQVPFKPYNMIWQVQTFIRNGMAIGTIKPKPWTGDGSANF; encoded by the coding sequence ATGGCCAAATATTGCCACAAAGCATCCCCTCTAAAATCTAGAGCGTCCGGAAGGCATAGCCCGACGTGGAAAAGGTTGCTAAAGGTGCGACATCAAGCTCATCCCCACGTTAGATGGGTGGTGGGACAGGGGAAGAtttatttctgggacgacatTTGGATTGGGGATGTTGCGCTAAGGGAGCTATGCATTGACGACCGGGCGCCCCCCTTGACTATGGTTTCGGATTTCATCCGGGATGGGACATGGGACGAGGCCAAGTTACACATGCTCCAGGACCAAGCCGGCCTCTCCTGGATGGACGAATTCTCTTTGGCCACGACATGGGAAACCATTCGCTCACAAAGGCCAATCATCCCGGGGCTTGATATTATTTGGAAAGCCGGACTCACCAAGTCAATTGCAATTTTCAATTGGCGCCTCTTGTCGAATCGGATCCCGGTTGACACAAAACTCCAATGGAGAGGGATTGAGATGGCatccaaatgccaatgctgccctatTGGACCGAACGTTGAATCCTTGCAACACCTTTTTATTCAAGGCCGTGGGGCAACTAGCATATGGAGGGAATTTGATGGGTGGTTCATGGGATCTTCTCCGCCGATCAGAATCAATGATACAATCCCGGAGAGAGTCGACGTGTGGTCACGAAGGACACAACAACAAGATAAGAAACACTTGTGCCATGCCTTGCCATATCTCATCATGTGGTTCATTTGGGCGGAACGAAATAGGAGCCGACATGACCAAGTCCCCTTCAAACCTTACAATATGATATGGCAAGTGCAAACCTTCATCCGGAATGGCATGGCTATTGGTACCATCAAGCCGAAGCCTTGGACAGGTGAtggttccgcgaatttttga